Below is a window of Gammaproteobacteria bacterium DNA.
AAAGTATAGGCATTGATAAGTCGTTGGGTCATTTCAATGGGATGTGAGGTAGTGAAACGCACCCGCCCAATCTCAGGAATCGCTGCGACATATTCGATGAGTAACGCCAGATCCGCCGTACCTCGTTCATGAAGTGCGCCACGGTAGGCATTGACGTTTTGGCCAAGCAGAGTAACCTCACGCACGCCCTGGGCAGCCAAAGACGCGACTTCAGCGATAACATCGTCGAAAGGACGACTGACTTCAGCGCCACGAGTATAGGGCACCACGCAAAAGGTGCAGTATTTACTGCATCCCTCCATCACCGCGACAAAAGCACTCGGTCCCTTCGCCTGGGGATCAGGGAGGCAATCGAATTTTTCGATCTCGGGAAAGGAAACATCGACTATCGCACGCTGACGAACGCGCAGCGCCGTCAACATCTCAGGCAGGCGGTGCAAGGTCTGGGGACCAAACACTAAATCCACGTAGGGCGCACGTATCCGCAGGGCTTCTCCTTCCTGGCTGGCTACACACCCTCCCACACCAATGATTACTCCCGGTCGTGCTTCCTTCAGCGGACGCCACATGCCAAGCTGAGAGAATACTTTTTCCTGCGGTTTTTCCCGCACCGAGCAAGTGTTGAGCAACAAGACATCCGCCCGGGCTGGATCGTTGATCAATTCCAGGCCATCGGTTGCCTTAAGCAGCTCCGCAATACGCGCAGAGTCGTACTCATTCATTTGACAGCCGAAGGTTTTTATATAGAGGGTACGCGGTACCATCGATTATTTAATCTTGGCTTCCTTGTAAAGGACATGCTTACGCACCACTGGATCGTATTTCTTAAACTCCAGTTTGTTAGGTGTAGTTTTTTTATTCTTGGTCGTGGTATAAAAATGGCCAGTATCCGCTGAGGAAACTAATTTTATTTTGTCACGCATGAGGATTCTCCTGAAAAAGGAATCATTTTATCCCGAAAAGTCGATCGGTTCTTGACAATTATCGTTACACCTTTTCACCACGAGCGCGAATTCTTTCAAGCACTTCCTCAATGCCAAGTTTATCGATAATACGGATTCCCTGACAGGAGACGCGTAAACGGATGAAACGTTTTTCAGATTCCACCCAGAATCGATGACTATGGAGATTTGGTAGAAAACGGCGATGAGTTTTATTATTGGCGTGAGACACATTGTGTC
It encodes the following:
- the miaB gene encoding isopentenyl-adenosine A37 tRNA methylthiolase produces the protein MVPRTLYIKTFGCQMNEYDSARIAELLKATDGLELINDPARADVLLLNTCSVREKPQEKVFSQLGMWRPLKEARPGVIIGVGGCVASQEGEALRIRAPYVDLVFGPQTLHRLPEMLTALRVRQRAIVDVSFPEIEKFDCLPDPQAKGPSAFVAVMEGCSKYCTFCVVPYTRGAEVSRPFDDVIAEVASLAAQGVREVTLLGQNVNAYRGALHERGTADLALLIEYVAAIPEIGRVRFTTSHPIEMTQRLINAYTLVPNLAGHLHLPVQSGSDLILTRMKRRHTVAEYKTLVGRLRAARPSLSLSSDFIVGFPGETEQDFQATLNLVESLGFDNSFSFIYSPRPGTPAADMPDVVPFEVKQQRLARLQEVLNAQAARISAAMVGTVQRILVEGPSRKDPAWLAGRTENNRVVNFPGDLGLVGVFAEVRITKALPNSLRGQWVRDERNTG
- the rpmG gene encoding 50S ribosomal subunit protein L33, which produces MRDKIKLVSSADTGHFYTTTKNKKTTPNKLEFKKYDPVVRKHVLYKEAKIK
- the rpmB gene encoding 50S ribosomal subunit protein L28 — translated: MSMVCQVTGKRPMTGHNVSHANNKTHRRFLPNLHSHRFWVESEKRFIRLRVSCQGIRIIDKLGIEEVLERIRARGEKV